From Skermanella sp. TT6, a single genomic window includes:
- a CDS encoding PAS domain S-box protein has protein sequence MSFFGVLFSLAESAGLLGLILAAYTNALRRVDERPRLRTLTCGLLFGGGAVLSMLAPIQIIPGVLIDARSIMLGLAAPFGGISAAVLAGAVAGAYRYFWSGGIGALAGTAGIMLCSLAGIVFVLMFRRSLGRLRTGHFLTLGALASSHVLSAFLLPSWGDAVHTVSTAALPLTIMTTGGILLFGTMLARERERIDSIHALRTSEARHRAIFDTAVDAITIIDHQGRLVAFNPAAERMFGYAAADVIGQNVGILMPEPDRSAHDGHLARYLATGEQRIIGIGREVRGRRQDGSVFPLDLSIAEWESGGGQRHFTGIMRDISERKRTAAELQQAKDAAEAASQAKSEFLAGLSHELRSPLNAIIGFADMTRNEVSGPLGDPSYREWANDICDSGQHLLELINEILDHAKAEAGKLTLQEEDVDLLKAVDFCTRMLEPRAKRAGLSLSSTVAAEARFIRGDEKRLRQILLNLISNAVKYTPSGGKVDIAADLDAFGGLLLSVADTGIGVAEDNLTRMFESFWRADDAGARDVEGTGLGLPLTRRLVELHGGTIQLSSVVGSGTTATLRFPRDRVVRRPSRQAAQPGAVRPLDILLVEDDALIRVAAMSILEDQGHRVTGAANANEALVALRGDQRIDLLFSDIVMPPGMNGAELARLAQRLRPSLAILLTSGFAGHAVANEDGTDRGYAMIAKPYSGAELNRKIQAAIQEGTEESRPERSPRSAGAEFRRERPMTAASGAVV, from the coding sequence ATGTCCTTTTTTGGTGTCCTGTTTTCCCTCGCCGAGAGCGCCGGCCTGCTCGGATTGATACTAGCTGCCTATACCAACGCCTTGAGGCGGGTCGATGAGCGGCCGCGTTTGCGGACCCTGACCTGCGGTCTTCTTTTCGGCGGCGGCGCCGTGCTTTCGATGCTGGCGCCGATCCAGATCATTCCCGGAGTGCTCATCGACGCGCGGAGCATCATGCTCGGCCTTGCCGCTCCCTTCGGCGGGATCTCCGCCGCGGTCCTCGCCGGGGCCGTCGCCGGAGCCTACCGCTATTTCTGGAGCGGCGGCATCGGGGCGCTCGCCGGGACGGCGGGCATCATGCTGTGCTCGCTCGCCGGCATCGTCTTCGTCCTGATGTTCCGGAGGTCCCTCGGCCGGCTCCGGACAGGGCACTTCCTGACCCTCGGCGCCCTGGCGTCGTCCCATGTGCTGAGCGCCTTCCTGCTGCCGTCCTGGGGCGACGCGGTCCACACGGTCTCGACCGCCGCGCTGCCGCTGACGATCATGACGACCGGCGGGATCCTGCTCTTCGGCACCATGCTCGCCCGCGAGCGGGAACGGATCGACAGCATCCACGCCCTCCGGACGAGCGAGGCCCGGCACCGGGCCATCTTCGATACCGCCGTCGACGCGATCACGATCATCGACCATCAAGGCAGGCTCGTCGCGTTCAATCCGGCCGCGGAGCGCATGTTCGGCTACGCCGCGGCCGACGTGATCGGGCAGAATGTCGGCATCCTGATGCCCGAGCCGGACCGCTCGGCCCACGATGGCCATCTCGCCCGCTATCTGGCGACGGGGGAGCAGCGGATCATCGGCATCGGGCGCGAGGTGCGGGGGCGGCGCCAGGACGGCAGCGTCTTTCCGCTCGACCTGTCGATCGCGGAATGGGAGAGCGGCGGCGGGCAACGGCACTTCACCGGGATCATGCGGGACATCTCGGAGCGCAAGCGCACGGCTGCGGAACTGCAGCAGGCCAAGGACGCCGCCGAGGCCGCAAGCCAGGCCAAGAGCGAGTTCCTCGCCGGGTTGAGCCACGAGCTGCGCAGCCCGCTCAACGCCATCATCGGTTTCGCCGACATGACGCGGAACGAGGTTTCGGGACCGCTCGGCGATCCGAGCTACCGGGAGTGGGCGAACGATATCTGCGACAGCGGCCAGCACCTGCTCGAACTGATCAACGAGATCCTCGACCACGCCAAGGCCGAGGCCGGCAAGCTGACCCTCCAGGAGGAAGACGTCGACCTGCTCAAGGCGGTCGATTTCTGCACGCGGATGCTGGAGCCGCGGGCCAAGCGCGCCGGCCTGTCCCTGTCCTCCACGGTCGCGGCCGAGGCGCGCTTCATCCGGGGGGACGAGAAGCGGTTGCGCCAGATCCTGCTCAACCTGATCTCCAACGCGGTGAAATACACGCCGAGCGGCGGGAAGGTGGACATCGCGGCCGACCTGGACGCCTTCGGAGGATTGCTCCTGTCGGTCGCGGACACCGGGATCGGCGTCGCCGAGGACAACCTGACCCGGATGTTCGAATCCTTCTGGCGCGCCGACGACGCCGGAGCCCGCGACGTCGAGGGAACCGGGTTGGGCCTGCCGCTGACCCGCCGGCTTGTCGAGCTGCATGGCGGCACCATCCAGCTCAGCAGCGTCGTGGGCAGCGGGACCACCGCGACGCTCCGCTTCCCGCGGGACCGGGTCGTCCGCCGGCCGTCAAGGCAGGCCGCCCAGCCGGGCGCCGTCCGCCCGCTGGACATACTGCTGGTCGAGGACGATGCCCTGATCCGCGTGGCCGCCATGTCCATCCTGGAGGACCAGGGACACCGGGTGACCGGCGCCGCCAACGCCAACGAAGCGCTGGTGGCCCTGCGGGGCGACCAGCGCATCGACCTGCTGTTCAGCGACATCGTCATGCCTCCCGGCATGAACGGGGCGGAACTCGCCCGCCTCGCGCAACGCCTGCGCCCCAGTCTCGCGATCCTCCTCACCTCCGGATTCGCCGGCCATGCGGTCGCCAACGAGGACGGCACCGACCGGGGTTACGCGATGATCGCCAAACCCTATTCCGGCGCGGAGCTGAACCGGAAGATCCAGGCCGCGATACAGGAAGGGACGGAAGAGAGCCGGCCCGAGCGGTCTCCC